GACTCCCTTCAGTTGAGCCGTTTTGGCCTCAATCTTCTCAAGTCCAGCCTCAAGTTCGGAAAGGAATCGTGACTGGTTTGTACGATACTTCTCGATATTGATTGGGTCCGCCTCGCACAGCCCCTCCACAATCGCATCAGTGATCGGCTTCACATTTCGCGGTCCAAGCCAGTAGTGGGGGTTGCCAAACTGGTGAAGGTCACCGTAGCGAGCATCAGCCTTGAAATCTGGCACCTCGAGTGGTTCGACATACCTGGAACAGTCGACAATCACCTGCCTGCTATTGCGGGATCCGTCGATGATCTGGTCCATCCACAAATCGAGTTCCAAGCCAACCTTTAGGACAACATCGGTCCGTTGCACCTTCATCATGTAACTTGGCCGGACTTCCACAAAATGCACATCGGCGGTCGGGCGCGCGATTGCCGTCACTTCGACCAGATCACCACCCATCTCGCGTGCGAAGTAAGCCAGATCTGCCGTTGATGCCACTACCCGCACCTGGGCCGCAACAACGGCCGGAAGCAGGATCAGCGCGGCCATAACGAGATTGAATGTACGCATAGATACCTCCTAGAAGTTGTGCGGTTTATGGGGACCCAGGCTAAAAACAAGCTGAAGTGTGGCTTCCCAAAAGCCATCACCTTCCTCAGACTCGGTCCAGTGACCAGCCAGACGGACCAAGCTGGTCTCCTCGATTGGCGCAAATCCCACAAATAGACCTGCACGCCAAGTATCATGCTTCTGCATATTATGTTCTTCAGCACCGTCGTGATGCACGGCTTCCTCTTTACAAGCCCACTCGAAAACGCCGCCGATGTTGTACTTCTGATTGAAGAGGTAGTCGATGTACGCGTATGCTCCGTATGAAGTGAGGTTGTTTTCATCCCCCGCCTGCTCGTCCATACGAGCGATTCCCTCCGCCTCGATCTGTACCGTAGTGTATCGTGACGGTTTGTACTTGTATTTGATGTCACCGCCGAACAGCCAAGAACGGAGTTGCCTGGGCTCACCGTGATCCTCTTCTTCGTCCTTATGCTCATGGATGGCATACACCGCGTTCACGACTGAGGCACCGATAGCCAGCTCTGCGGATTCTGACACAGCGAGGGAACTGGTCAGTCTGCCGAAGAACCCAAGGTCTCGGTCCTCTTCATCCGCCTCCTCGTGTTCTTCACCCTCTTCTTCGTGTTGATGGTGTTTGTGCCCGGTCAGAATATCACCTTTCAATAGTCCGGCCATCAGTTCGGTATACGCGTCACCCATGGGCAAGAGGAAGCCTGCCCGGACTGCCATGTCGGCGAGCCCCTCTTCTCCGAAAAACATTTCATGCGGCAAAGGGCGTTGGATGAATGAGTACGCATGGGGGTGAACCGGGTTGAGCCGGCCGAACTCCAACAAGTACTTGCCAACGCGCAAGTTAATGCCGAGCGGAAGACCCCGGAGAATGGTCGCATAGAGCTCCTCGATCTCAGCGTTGTGATCCCCATGCCACGCGACCACCACGTCTGCTCGGGCGTATGGATTTAGGTAACCGCCGATATTCAACTCCAGTTCAGGATTGGCGAGATTGACCTCTTCTTTCCGCTCATCCCTGGCCTCATCGTTGTGACTGAACAGGCGAAAGTCGCCAACAGCCGATATGTCCGGGTTCAATGCGGTCTGTGCCTTTGCCAGGGAACATCCAAACAAGGATAACGCAATCACAGCCACAAGTCTGGAAGTCATACTTTCCTCCTCAGAGCGGTTTTACTTCTCTGGTCGATGTTACTTACTGATGAAATTGCTGCCGTTCGGCAGCCCAGATACCGGGATCAGCCCCGGCCCAGAATGCGTGTTGGTGGAGCGCGACAACCATGCTCCGAAAGGGAATGGGAGTACCGGATCTCGCCGTCGGTCTCCGGGGCAAAGAGCTGTTCGATGAAATACAGGAGAAACACCGCTACAGACGGTACAAACAGCGACGACAGAGTCAGACACACCAGGCAATCGGTATCATCGCTGTCGCAATGAACTAAGTGGTCAAGCAATAGAGCAAACGATAGCGATAGAAGTAGAAAGATCAGAACTGCTGCTGCTCGACTGATTTTCATCGGGTTCGACACTCCTCAATC
This Candidatus Zixiibacteriota bacterium DNA region includes the following protein-coding sequences:
- a CDS encoding metal ABC transporter substrate-binding protein, with amino-acid sequence MRTFNLVMAALILLPAVVAAQVRVVASTADLAYFAREMGGDLVEVTAIARPTADVHFVEVRPSYMMKVQRTDVVLKVGLELDLWMDQIIDGSRNSRQVIVDCSRYVEPLEVPDFKADARYGDLHQFGNPHYWLGPRNVKPITDAIVEGLCEADPINIEKYRTNQSRFLSELEAGLEKIEAKTAQLKGVEIITYHNSWPYFCLFTGLRVAGFIEPYPGVPPSSTHVKKLTGQVRQRRIRVIGVEPYFDQRVPQKIAEETGAVVVTLYPSLGARSQDESYLQWLEANIDAILGVLK